The Sabethes cyaneus chromosome 3, idSabCyanKW18_F2, whole genome shotgun sequence DNA window TTATCAGTGTGTCCATCACTATTTCAGCCAGAATAGGCGAAAGAGGACTTCCCATAGCTGTTCCATTTATTTGCTGGTAAAATTTGTTGttgtattgaaaatagcttGAGTTTACGCAAAACTCTACTATTTCCAGAAACAGATCTAAACATATGttggtttttgttttaatttgttgCCAGTTGTCGATGATTCCTTTGGTAATTAGTTCTTGCGGAATGCTTGGGAACAATGCAATCACATCGAGGGATATCATTACATATTCCGGTGGTAATGTTACGGAATTTATATATTCACAAGAGGCGAAAGAGTCTGGTATACTGTATTCACTTTTCATTGATGATTGTAGAATCCGAGAGATGTATTTGGACAGCATGTATGACGGTGCAGTGATGTTGGGTACAACTGGACGAAGCGGTATATTCATTTTGTGCACTTTCGGTTGCCCGTAAATTCTAGGGCAAGTAGCGGTATTGGTTTTCAGTGAGCGGAACGTCTGGTTGTCTATGAGCTTTAAGTCGAGCAGCCGCTGCGCAATGTTATTGTTACGGGATTGGTATTTTGCTGTTGGATCTCGAGCTATTTCTTTGTATGTGTTAGCATCTTGCAGTACTTCATTCATCTTCAGCTGGTACGTGTCGGATTTCATGATGACGGTTCTATTGCCTTTATCGGCCGGCATCACGCGTATGTCTGGGTGTGCTGCCAGAAATTTTTTGGTGGTACTGATAGCGGTCGTACAGAATTGTGTTAGTTGGTCGGTCGGTGTATGTTTTCCCATCTTGTTTATGTGATTTTGTATGGTGTTGGAGATTTGGCATCTATTACGGTCTTGCATATTCTTATCTGAGTTACAAGTCGACACCATACTACGCAATATTAACTATGGCAGTTCAAGTACACAACGGTTTCTATCGCTATATCGACCAACACTACGGCCAAGATGTCACACTcaatatgaaaaaatatgccTCGCTTAATACGAAACTAGCGCACATGATGAGCAGAAAAAGTTTCCTTATCGAATGCAGGAAAAAAGGCATTTTTCCGGCACACATAACAAATTCGTTCAAGTGTATCCACTCACTACTGGAGGAAAAAAGTCCGTATCTGAACCAACTAAATAGACACATAGCAAAGTTCAAAAAATCTATCTTATCAATAGAGATCAAACACACTTTCCACAAGATCAGCCTCCTGCATAAACAGGTCGATAAATGCAAACAACAGATCGCAACCGATATCAGCAAAGAAATTTACGGAACCTTCACTTTCTCCCAAGAACTGGCATACCATAGCATCTTAAACCGCAAAACCAAAAGCACAACACAGAAACTTGCACGGATCatatcaaaaacagctgatcAACACACCAAAAACCCAGAACTCAAAGAACAGGCAATATTTAACACAACCGACCAAGAAATTCCACCCGAAACCAGCATAATTCTCAGCCTCGGACCGAAGTTCAGCCTTCCGTACACCAATGTAATCAATTTGCCAATATACCATCTGATAGCAGACCTCGAATCGATCCTACACACAAACTCAGATAAGAATATGCAAGACCGTAATAGATGCCAAATCTCCAACACCATACAAAATCACATAAACAAGATGGGAAAACATACACCGACCGACCAACTAACACAATTCTGTACGACCGCTATCAGTACCACCAAAAAATTCCTGGCAGCACACCCAGACATACGCGTGATGCCGGCCGATAAAGGCAATAGAACCGTCATCATGAAATCCGACACGTACCAGCTGAAGATGAATGAAGTACTGCAAGATGCTAACACATACAAAGAAATAGCTCGAGATCCAACAGCAAAATACCAATCCCGTAACAATAACATTGCGCAGCGGCTGCTCGACTTAAAGCTCATAGACAACCAGACGTTCCGCTCACTGAAAACCAATACCGCTACTTGCCCTAGAATTTACGGGCAACCGAAAGAGCACAAAATGAATATACCGCTTCGTCCAGTTGTACCCAACATCACTGCACCGTCATACATGCTGTCCAAATACATCTCTCGGATTCTACAATCATCAATGAACAGTGAATACAGTATACCAGACTCTTTCGCCTTTTGTGAATATATAAATTCCGTAACATTACCACCGGAATATGTAATGATATCCCTCGATGTGATTGCATTGTTCCCAAGCATTCCGCAAGAACTAATTACCAAAGGAATCATCGACAACTGGcaacaaattaaaacaaaaaccaaCATATGTTTAGATCTGTTTCTGGAAATAGTAGAGTTTTGCGTAAACTCaagctattttcaatacaaCAACAAATTTTACCAGCAAATAAATGGAACAGCTATGGGAAGTCCTCTTTCGTCTATTCTGGCTGAAATAGTGATGGACACACTGATAAAAGCAACGCTTGAAACAACGGCAACGACAGTTCCAGTCATCAAAAAATATGTAGACGACCTCTTCCTTGCAGTCCACCAACATCAAATCCAGGAGATAATCGATGATTTCAACAAATACCACCCCAGCCTACAATTCACGTGCGAAGAGGAGAAAGACAACACCCTACCATACTTGGACATGCTGCTGATTCGACAGGAAAACCAGACTATCAGTTCCCGATGGTATGCCAAACCAACCGCCTCTGGTAGGTTACTAAACTATCATTCGTTCCATCccaccaatcaaaaaatcaacaCTGTGATCAACTTTATCACACGCGTTGACAGGCTTTCTACCGACTACACAACAGAACAAAAATATTCCATAGTAGTAAAACACCTCAAAAACAATGACTACCCCAAAAGCCTCATTAACAGATGCTGGAATAGATACAAACACAAACCAACTACAATTTCTACAACCTGTATACAACCCAACATAACTTACAAACCGTTTCCACATATAAATAGTTTATCTCCCCGTATTGCACAAATTCTCAAAACAGATTACCCCGAAATTCGTTTAGCATACAGCACCAGATATAATGTTGGCAGGCTACTCCCCCCGATTAAAGATACCATCCCAAATAAACTAAAACATAATAtaatttatgaaatatgttGCCAAGATTGCTCAGCCTCATACATAGGAATGACAACCACCCATTTAAAAACAAGACTATCAGGACATCAAACAACCATAAACAAGCTAAACAAACTAATAGAAACAGGACACACATACACAGATTGGGAAATACAAGCCCTCAAGGAAAAAACCGCTTTAATCGCCCATTGCATAGACGAAAAACATAGATTTGACCTCACAACCACCAAAATACTAGACCAAAGCTACAAAAGATCATCACTAGCCATACTAGAGATGTGCCACATATACAACAGTCCAAACGCAATCAACAAACGAACAGACGTAGAAGGATTAAATAGTATATATGCCGGAATactattttctatacaaaaTAAAACCAAGAACACCCCCACAACCCTAGTGCCTAACCAAACATATCCACACACATAAACAGTAATTGTAGATCCAGGTGACTCTTAGACCGATAGTGCAGGAAcagaataaaactcaaaaataatAGTGACGAAAGATACTAAAAATCCACAACAAATGACAAACTACAGGTTAGCAATAGACGACTAAAACAACAAAATCTACAATCAAATTCATCATATACAGGAACCTAAGATGGAAACATAAGACAGCAGCgacaattttagacatttttagaCAAAATCATTCAGACAACGGACAGACTAGTTAGTGAGTAACAaacaaatactaaaaattgtcatATAGTTAAAATACCAATGTTTATAgcgattccttgaaaaagctttaaaaataaaagcgaaacgtcggagagtaactaaaaatttgttacgattttggtttgactacatacgccatttcccgaaaaaatttcatctccaaaaacacccacgtgcgaaattttcttccatttacttgattagttctcgagttatgaggaaatttgtatttttttggtacaggagccccccctcttaaagtggggatgggtcctaattcactatagaaaatattcttgccctcgaaaaccttcacatgccaaatttggttccatttgcttgattagttctcgagttatgaggaaatttgtatggaagccccccccccctcttaaaggggagaagagttataattccccttataaagaggagaggggtctcaatttaccatataataaattcttgtcaccgaaaacacccacatgccaaattttgttctatttgcttgattagttctcgagttatgcagaaatttgtgtttcatttgtatgggagccccccccccttagtgggggaagggttctctaaccatcactaaaacctttcctggccccaaaaacctctacaggcaaattttcacgccgattggttcagtagttttcgattctataaagaacatacagacagaccgacagacagacagacagacagaaattcttttttataggtatagataaaataaaattgggggtgctttgagatattcgcatttttcgttctAAATCGCaaaaaattgtatgattttgacaaattagataaaaactgataacatcattcgattgcgcagtcaaaaatcaatagaaaaagtatattagcatgtcttcacatcaaactgtttcagagatatttgaaccttttttgaaaatctgttaaaaaggaagtagcgccagtgctagggggattgatcaatcggtattaaactttgggaaattggttgtagggtcggaatgaaaaattatgccaactttagttgaaatcgctgatggtcggatccaatttttccgatttttgtgtacgtttgagatggaatgacccattggCATCATTCCTTCATATAATGAGTAGAAATCACTTCCAATATACCCTTCAAAAATCGATATGCCTtccttagcgcagcaaagcgcagaaagccaaccagtttttcgaaaagtaaagaaaatttcgtataagatgcatttaacgTGATCGTTTCCTGACGTTTCCTACCATACTTTCTTGATCGCTGAATGTTGGTGTtgagtttcccatacattttgtatggaaaaagaaaatatcattcttcaacatgttcaacttcaggcatttgtcaaaaattcattttaacttcaaactggctaAAATCTTTAGGCTAAGCTTTCAAACTAttccagaaaatgataaaaatataaaaatggcaaaaacctgaaattggatttttgacttttggccagctttgcgccatagtCCAACGGCCATATATCCGGACTGCTTATTTATACTAGAAACAAATTCCGTGGGATTTAATCGTGCTAATGTTAATCTTGTTTCCATTAGCGTTTTA harbors:
- the LOC128740115 gene encoding uncharacterized protein LOC128740115, whose product is MGKHTPTDQLTQFCTTAISTTKKFLAAHPDIRVMPADKGNRTVIMKSDTYQLKMNEVLQDANTYKEIARDPTAKYQSRNNNIAQRLLDLKLIDNQTFRSLKTNTATCPRIYGQPKVHKMNIPLRPVVPNITAPSYMLSKYISRILQSSMKSEYSIPDSFASCEYINSVTLPPEYVMISLDVIALFPSIPQELITKGIIDNWQQIKTKTNICLDLFLEIVEFCVNSSYFQYNNKFYQQINGTAMGSPLSPILAEIVMDTLIKATLETTATTVPVIKKYVDDLFLAVHQHQIQEIIDDFNKYHPSLQFTCEEEKDNTLPYLDMLLIRQENQTISSRWYAKPTASGFLPTTQQNKNIP
- the LOC128740117 gene encoding uncharacterized protein LOC128740117, giving the protein MGKHTPTDQLTQFCTTAISTTKKFLAAHPDIRVMPADKGNRTVIMKSDTYQLKMNEVLQDANTYKEIARDPTAKYQSRNNNIAQRLLDLKLIDNQTFRSLKTNTATCPRIYGQPKEHKMNIPLRPVVPNITAPSYMLSKYISRILQSSMNSEYSIPDSFAFCEYINSVTLPPEYVMISLDVIALFPSIPQELITKGIIDNWQQIKTKTNICLDLFLEIVEFCVNSSYFQYNNKFYQQINGTAMGSPLSSILAEIVMDTLIKATLETTATTVPVIKKYVDDLFLAVHQHQIQEIIDDFNKYHPSLQFTCEEEKDNTLPYLDMLLIRQENQTISSRWYAKPTASGFLPTTQQNKNIP